From the Paludisphaera mucosa genome, one window contains:
- a CDS encoding formate--tetrahydrofolate ligase, translating to MTATPPAGQRPISEVARDLDIAPDHLEPYGRDKAKVHLDVLSSGRKPGKLILVSAITPTPAGEGKTTTSIGLAQGLHRIGKRAALALRQPSMGPVFGRKGGATGGGLSKVEPSNKINLQFTGDFHAITAAHNLLAAAIDNRLYFRDLDLDPTRILWKRALDMNDRSLRRIVVGLGGHSQGVPRESGFDITAASEVMAILCLSESLRDLRERLDRILVGYAGDGSPVLAKRLGVTGAMTAILKEAILPNLVQTTESTPAFIHGGPFANIAHGCNSVLATRMALATADYAVTEAGFAFDLGGEKFLDLKCRSAGLNPAVIVLVATIRALKMHGGVPLPDITKTDAAAVERGLVNLAAHLDSAEHFGKPVVVAINQFGTDTAEEVGVVENFCKGRNIPCSPANVFGAGGEGAIDLAEKVVAAASYPETPYKPLYPLDWSAERKIEQIAKVMYGAAGVSFQQMAEQKLRKAEKLGYGQLPICMAKTQDSLSDDPKRRGRPQGFTLHVRDIEIAAGAGFLVALTGEIMRMPGLPLRPAGERIDVDEAGEITGLS from the coding sequence ATGACCGCCACGCCTCCCGCCGGACAGCGACCGATCAGCGAAGTGGCCCGCGATCTCGACATCGCGCCCGACCACCTGGAGCCCTACGGGCGCGACAAGGCGAAGGTCCATCTCGACGTCCTCTCCTCGGGCCGCAAGCCGGGCAAGCTGATCCTCGTCTCGGCGATCACCCCCACGCCGGCCGGCGAGGGGAAGACGACGACCTCCATCGGCCTCGCGCAGGGCCTGCATCGGATCGGCAAGCGCGCGGCCCTGGCGCTGCGGCAGCCGTCGATGGGCCCGGTGTTCGGCCGCAAGGGGGGGGCGACGGGCGGCGGCCTCAGCAAGGTCGAGCCTTCCAACAAGATCAACCTCCAGTTCACCGGCGACTTCCACGCGATCACCGCCGCGCACAACCTGCTGGCCGCCGCCATCGACAACCGGCTCTACTTCCGCGACCTCGACCTCGATCCGACCCGCATCCTCTGGAAGCGGGCGCTCGACATGAACGACCGCTCGCTGCGGCGGATCGTCGTCGGCCTCGGCGGTCATTCCCAGGGGGTCCCGCGCGAGAGCGGGTTCGACATCACAGCGGCCAGCGAGGTCATGGCCATCCTCTGCCTCTCGGAGTCGCTCAGGGACCTCCGCGAGCGGCTCGACCGCATCCTGGTCGGCTACGCCGGCGACGGCTCGCCGGTCCTGGCCAAGAGGCTGGGCGTCACGGGCGCGATGACGGCGATCCTCAAGGAGGCGATCCTCCCGAACCTCGTCCAGACGACCGAGTCGACGCCCGCGTTCATCCACGGCGGCCCGTTCGCCAACATCGCCCACGGCTGCAACTCGGTCCTCGCCACCCGCATGGCGCTCGCCACGGCCGACTACGCCGTCACCGAGGCCGGGTTCGCCTTCGACCTCGGCGGCGAGAAGTTCCTCGACCTCAAGTGCCGCTCGGCGGGGCTGAATCCGGCCGTGATCGTCCTGGTCGCCACGATCCGCGCGCTCAAGATGCACGGCGGCGTCCCCCTGCCCGACATCACGAAGACCGACGCCGCCGCCGTCGAGCGCGGCCTGGTCAACCTCGCGGCGCATCTCGACAGCGCCGAGCACTTCGGCAAGCCGGTCGTCGTCGCGATCAACCAGTTCGGGACGGATACGGCCGAAGAGGTCGGCGTGGTCGAGAATTTCTGCAAGGGCCGCAACATCCCCTGCTCTCCCGCTAACGTCTTCGGTGCGGGCGGCGAAGGCGCGATCGACCTGGCCGAGAAGGTCGTCGCCGCCGCGTCGTACCCCGAGACTCCCTACAAGCCGCTGTATCCGCTGGACTGGTCGGCCGAGAGGAAGATCGAGCAGATCGCCAAGGTCATGTACGGCGCGGCCGGCGTGAGCTTCCAGCAGATGGCCGAGCAGAAGCTCCGCAAGGCCGAGAAGCTCGGCTACGGCCAGTTGCCGATCTGCATGGCGAAGACGCAGGATTCGCTGTCGGACGACCCCAAGCGACGGGGCCGTCCACAGGGCTTCACGCTCCACGTCCGGGACATCGAAATCGCCGCCGGAGCGGGGTTCCTGGTCGCCCTCACCGGCGAGATCATGCGAATGCCGGGCCTGCCCCTGCGGCCCGCCGGCGAGCGTATCGATGTGGACGAGGCCGGCGAGATCACCGGGCTCTCGTGA
- a CDS encoding redoxin domain-containing protein — MRIPHRILCLLILGVGLVGCSQTGGFRAVTPSDVKTTASVGDRPLPVVAGLAGDERAETVLPDPPRTTSRISGRVYDADGQPARNAVVRLALTGAAGGKVVHATTDRSGAFTLRGVRPGSSYTVIAEYQGEQGMMTGRAAAEAPDTDVRISLHPRDAATGDDVEVAAAPENARVKSVGRTEEKDGAAEPEDADLVEPRTAASPNSVRPRLETLPEDLDEPTPAWSSKAARPRTPPADAADDEPADSQDDGDNPLPPAREISKVSARSDELPPADEPDASLDGEPPHSLPDGVIEGGRGQRFGPVILDDAEPAEEARPKPRAGSRSSRRPANADVPTAEKARPTWSDVLSSNDSIPVDEALAQTQATVVATARAAKAAPVVASAATTARTSKAAAAKVERTTPYCDYDPDERRITDFALYDTSGKLVSIRDFDADLILLDFWGTWCLPCRTSIPHLSEIQARLGGKKIQVVSVAYERTKEPERAAKVKEVADGLKINYPVLVVGMDDACPVREALQVWFYPTMILIDREGRILRREQGATAATLANIDRAIAEHLDDGSRATVARREPKGRATR; from the coding sequence ATGCGCATACCCCACCGCATCCTCTGCCTGCTCATCCTGGGCGTGGGCCTCGTCGGATGTTCGCAGACCGGCGGATTCCGCGCCGTGACGCCCTCCGACGTCAAGACGACGGCCTCGGTCGGCGACAGGCCCTTGCCCGTCGTCGCGGGCCTCGCCGGCGATGAGCGGGCCGAGACGGTCCTGCCCGATCCGCCGAGGACGACGAGCCGGATATCGGGGCGCGTCTACGACGCCGACGGCCAGCCGGCCCGCAACGCCGTCGTCCGCCTCGCCCTCACCGGGGCTGCGGGCGGCAAGGTCGTCCACGCCACGACCGACCGTTCGGGCGCGTTCACGCTCCGGGGTGTCCGTCCCGGCTCGTCGTACACGGTGATCGCCGAGTATCAGGGCGAGCAGGGGATGATGACCGGCCGCGCCGCCGCCGAAGCCCCCGACACCGACGTTCGGATCAGCCTCCATCCCCGCGACGCCGCGACCGGCGACGACGTCGAGGTCGCCGCGGCCCCCGAGAACGCCCGCGTCAAATCCGTCGGCCGGACCGAGGAGAAGGACGGGGCGGCCGAGCCAGAGGACGCGGATCTCGTCGAACCCCGGACGGCGGCAAGTCCGAACTCCGTCAGGCCCCGACTTGAGACCCTCCCCGAGGACCTCGACGAGCCGACCCCCGCCTGGTCCTCGAAGGCCGCCCGCCCTCGCACCCCGCCGGCGGACGCCGCGGACGACGAGCCGGCGGACTCCCAGGACGACGGCGACAACCCCTTGCCGCCGGCCCGCGAGATCAGCAAGGTGAGCGCCCGCAGCGACGAGCTTCCGCCCGCCGACGAGCCCGACGCGAGCCTCGACGGCGAGCCACCGCACAGCCTGCCCGACGGCGTGATCGAAGGCGGCCGCGGCCAGCGCTTCGGCCCAGTGATCCTCGACGACGCCGAGCCCGCGGAGGAGGCCAGACCGAAACCCCGCGCAGGCTCCCGGAGTTCGCGACGGCCGGCGAACGCCGACGTCCCGACGGCGGAGAAGGCCCGACCGACCTGGTCGGACGTCCTCTCAAGTAACGACTCCATCCCGGTCGACGAGGCCCTCGCCCAGACTCAGGCCACGGTCGTCGCCACGGCCAGGGCCGCGAAGGCCGCCCCGGTCGTCGCCTCGGCCGCGACTACGGCCAGGACCTCGAAGGCCGCTGCGGCGAAGGTCGAGCGGACGACGCCGTATTGCGATTACGACCCGGATGAACGGCGGATCACCGACTTCGCGCTCTACGACACGAGCGGGAAGCTGGTCTCGATCCGCGACTTCGACGCCGACCTGATCCTCCTGGATTTCTGGGGCACCTGGTGCCTGCCTTGCCGCACTTCGATCCCCCACCTCAGCGAGATCCAGGCGCGGCTGGGCGGCAAGAAGATCCAGGTCGTCAGCGTGGCCTACGAGCGGACGAAGGAGCCGGAGCGGGCGGCGAAGGTCAAGGAGGTCGCCGACGGCTTGAAGATCAACTACCCCGTCCTGGTCGTCGGCATGGACGACGCCTGCCCGGTCCGCGAGGCGCTGCAGGTCTGGTTCTATCCGACCATGATCTTGATCGACCGCGAGGGCCGCATCCTGCGGAGAGAGCAGGGGGCCACCGCCGCGACACTGGCGAACATCGACCGGGCCATCGCCGAGCACCTCGACGACGGCTCCCGGGCGACCGTCGCGCGGCGCGAGCCCAAGGGCCGCGCCACTCGCTGA
- a CDS encoding SirB1 family protein — protein MRSTDPSSPEFDRVVAGDPRPDLARVALEIARDFHPGLDVEACLGRIHALAERVRLRRREGASARKVLGQINWVLFIEEGYTGNTEDYFDPRNSFLDEVLDRKTGIPISLSILYGSIAERLGVSLGPVNSPAHFLLRLDDGESTFVDPFHGGELLDPDACQRRIAELTGKPGPLPEARLAACSPATVVARMLRNLKSIYVGQEDFASAHVVQRRLAAVATDPLEQRDLGMLCLQLDRAGEAIDPLVAYLRSRPTAADAETVEALLSGARAIVAQWN, from the coding sequence ATGCGATCGACCGATCCGTCGAGCCCTGAATTCGACCGCGTGGTCGCCGGCGACCCCCGGCCCGACCTGGCGCGCGTGGCCCTGGAGATCGCCCGCGACTTCCATCCCGGCCTGGACGTCGAGGCCTGTCTCGGCCGGATCCACGCCCTCGCCGAGCGGGTGCGCCTTCGTCGCCGGGAGGGGGCCTCCGCCCGAAAAGTGCTCGGCCAGATCAATTGGGTCCTGTTCATCGAGGAAGGCTACACGGGCAATACCGAAGACTACTTCGACCCTCGCAACAGCTTTCTCGACGAGGTCCTCGATCGCAAGACGGGCATCCCGATCAGCCTGTCGATCCTCTACGGCTCGATCGCCGAACGCCTCGGCGTGAGCCTGGGCCCCGTGAACTCCCCCGCGCACTTCCTGCTGAGGCTCGACGACGGCGAATCCACGTTCGTCGACCCCTTCCACGGCGGCGAGCTGCTCGACCCCGACGCCTGCCAACGGCGGATCGCCGAACTGACCGGCAAGCCCGGTCCGCTCCCCGAGGCCCGGCTGGCAGCCTGCTCGCCGGCGACCGTCGTGGCCCGGATGCTGCGGAACCTCAAGTCGATCTACGTCGGTCAGGAGGATTTCGCCTCCGCCCATGTCGTCCAGCGTCGTCTCGCGGCGGTGGCGACCGACCCGCTCGAACAGCGCGACCTGGGAATGCTCTGCCTCCAGCTCGACCGCGCGGGCGAGGCCATCGATCCCCTCGTCGCGTACCTCCGATCCCGCCCGACGGCCGCCGACGCCGAGACCGTCGAGGCCCTCCTCTCGGGCGCGCGGGCCATCGTGGCGCAGTGGAATTGA
- a CDS encoding DMT family transporter, whose translation MIQRKNSLLPAAWMISAAFCFASMGAMTHAVGSRCDWLLIAFIRIFSTFVFSTALALAGGAKLVVWKPRTLWWRSIAGTLSVACTFYALTRLPVADVLTLTNTYPLWIVLTTFVHSRRGGRLTDLACVVCGVLGVVLIQQPHGTVGDSWAVFIALVASVTTAVAMLGLHRLKDVDARAVVAHFSGLASLVLALWLIFVHPLNTPITALDASSMWLLLGVGLSGTAGQVLLTKAYASGPPAKIAVLSLTQVVFGLGFDVCLQGRQLTPAGLLGFVMVVGPTAWVTSRAARTPKTRPAAEPNRPNVEVAGAAEVAAPKQRVAG comes from the coding sequence ATGATTCAGCGCAAGAACAGCCTTCTGCCCGCGGCCTGGATGATCTCGGCGGCATTCTGTTTCGCGTCCATGGGCGCGATGACCCACGCCGTGGGCTCGCGATGCGACTGGCTGCTCATCGCCTTCATCCGGATCTTCAGCACGTTCGTCTTCTCGACGGCGCTCGCCCTTGCGGGCGGCGCGAAGTTGGTGGTCTGGAAGCCGCGGACGCTGTGGTGGCGGAGCATCGCCGGGACGTTGAGCGTAGCGTGCACGTTCTACGCCCTGACCCGACTCCCCGTCGCCGACGTCCTCACTCTCACCAATACCTATCCGCTCTGGATCGTCCTGACGACGTTCGTCCATAGCCGTCGGGGCGGGCGGCTTACGGACCTGGCGTGCGTGGTCTGCGGCGTCCTCGGGGTCGTGCTCATCCAGCAGCCTCATGGGACGGTGGGGGATTCCTGGGCCGTCTTCATCGCGCTGGTGGCCTCGGTCACGACGGCCGTCGCCATGCTGGGACTGCACCGCCTCAAGGACGTCGACGCCCGCGCGGTGGTGGCGCATTTTTCGGGGCTCGCCAGCCTCGTCCTGGCGTTGTGGTTGATCTTCGTCCACCCGCTCAACACTCCGATCACGGCTCTGGACGCCTCGTCGATGTGGCTCTTGCTGGGGGTGGGCCTGTCGGGGACGGCCGGCCAGGTGCTGTTGACCAAGGCCTACGCGTCCGGGCCGCCGGCGAAGATCGCGGTGTTGAGTTTGACTCAGGTCGTCTTCGGGTTAGGCTTCGACGTCTGCCTGCAAGGCCGGCAGTTGACGCCCGCCGGCCTGCTGGGGTTCGTGATGGTGGTGGGGCCGACCGCCTGGGTGACGTCGCGTGCGGCCCGCACGCCCAAGACCAGGCCGGCGGCCGAGCCCAACCGGCCGAACGTGGAAGTCGCCGGCGCCGCGGAGGTCGCGGCCCCCAAGCAACGGGTGGCGGGTTGA